The Panicum hallii strain FIL2 chromosome 9, PHallii_v3.1, whole genome shotgun sequence genome has a window encoding:
- the LOC112876953 gene encoding thaumatin-like protein, which produces MSYVQEHPGRRDRGREMAEHCSRCRTSGARRPLLFCALMALLSFVAAGPFVLAEGIVFHVANRCPFPVWPASAPNTGHPVLAGGGFLVPQGKSKRVVAPATWNGRFWARTGCNFTANGGVGAAAACLTGDCEGRLACNGSVGAPPATLVEVSMHEGPGKGSSYDVSLVDGYNLPVSVSAVPGTGAADPSKCAIAGCARDVNAVCPPEMQVTAKSAVVACKSACLAFGLDAFCCRGAYATPAACRGSVYSRLFKDACPAYYSYAYDTTATTASACHAREYVITFCPGRWGGEPDGAAAAQF; this is translated from the coding sequence ATGTCGTACGTGCAAGAGCACCCAGGCCGCCGGGATCGGGGGAGAGAGATGGCGGAGCACTGCTCGCGGTGCCGGACCTCCGGCGCTCGTCGCCCGCTCCTCTTCTGCGCGCTCATGGCTCTCCTTAGTTTCGTGGCTGCCGGGCCGTTCGTGCTCGCCGAGGGCATCGTCTTCCACGTGGCCAACCGGTGCCCGTTCCCGGTGTGGCCGGCGTCGGCGCCCAACACGGGCCACCCGGTGctggccggcggcggcttcctcgTGCCGCAGGGCAAGTCGAAGCGCGTCGTCGCGCCGGCCACCTGGAACGGCCGCTTCTGGGCCCGCACCGGCTGCAACTTCACCGCGAacggcggcgtgggcgccgccgccgcgtgccTCACCGGCGACTGCGAGGGTCGGCTAGCCTGCAACGGGTCCGTGGGCGCCCCGCCGGCCACGCTCGTGGAGGTGAGCATGCACGAGGGCCCCGGCAAGGGGAGCTCCTACGACGTGAGCCTGGTGGACGGATACAACCTCCCCGTGTCCGTGTCCGCCGTGCCCGGCACGGGCGCCGCCGACCCCAGCAAGTGCGCCATCGCCGGGTGTGCCAGGGACGTGAACGCGGTGTGCCCGCCGGAGATGCAGGTCACCGCCaagtcggcggtggtggcgtgCAAGAGCGCGTGCCTGGCGTTCGGGCTGGACGCCTTCTGCTGCCGCGGCGCGTACGCGACGCCCGCGGCGTGCCGCGGCAGCGTCTACTCGCGGCTGTTCAAGGACGCGTGCCCGGCCTACTACAGCTACGCCTACGACACCACCGCCACGACGGCGAGCGCGTGCCACGCGCGGGAGTACGTCATCACCTTCTGCCCCGGCAGGTGGGGCGGCGAGcccgacggcgccgccgccgcccagttCTGA